GCAACTGTAACATTTACGCATCGCGGTGCGTCTACCAATATGTAAGACCTACAATCTACCTATATGAAACTTTCCACCTTACTGTGCCTGGCAGCTACCGCGGGCTTGTTCAGCTCCTGTACGCGCACCATGCATACCTACGTCCCTAGCGCCGTGAATGCACCATTGCTGAAAGAACAACACGATGTGCGCGCCCTGGTATCCCTCAACGCTGCACAAATCGCGTACGCCCCTACCGATCATTTGGGCATTATGGTTAACGGGCAGTTTATCTACAACCGCGACTGGTACTTTGGTAACGATGACGACTTCTACGATACGACGGGCGATGAAGATGTGGTTGACCGCGACCTGCGTGGTGGCACAATAGAATTTGGCGCCGGCTACTTCACAACGTTCGATGAAAAAAAGAGAGCCATATTTGAAGTATATGCCGGTGTTGGAACGGGTAAATTCCGTACGCTGGACGACGACTATTACAATCATGGCGACACGGTTTCTAAAAGAGATTTTTCTGTGAGCAACCGCCTGACTAAATTCTTTGTGCAGCCATCTATCGGTTTCTCGCATAAGGTGATCGATATTGCTTTTACACCGCGTTTTACCGTTACCCGTTTTCACAGTCAAACCCTCGGACCGCGCGCCTTTGAAAGCGATGCGGCTCGTATGGCGGAGTTCCGCTCGCTGAATAACACCTGGGTACCTTTTATAGAACCAACGTTCACCTTCCGCGTTGGCTATAAGTATGTAAAATACCAGATGCAACTTACCCTTTCGCAGGCATTACGCGACGACTATTACAACGACGCGCAGATCACGAACTACTTTCAAAGGGCCGCCTTTAACGTAGGCGCTTCCTTTAATTTCGGAAAGTGGCTGAACGAATCGCGCCAATAAATCCCTATACATGAAACAAACCTTCTACATTGGCCTGTTAGCCTGTACAGCATTGCTCTGCTCCTGTTCAGACACGATGCATATTTATGTACCCAATACGGTGAACGCACCGTTACTGCAGGAGAAGCATGAGGTAAAGGGCAATGTATCCCTCAGCAACTGGCAGGTAGCTTATGCCGTAACCGATCACGTAGGTGTGATGGCGAACGGCCAATACCTGCTACGCACCGGCAACCGGGGCGATGGCGATGATAACAGCGGTTTGTTCGACGCCGACGCGCGCGGCGGCCTGGTGGAAGCAGGTGCCGGTTACTTTAACCGATTTGCCCGCAGCCGCACCAAGGCGAGCATATTTGAAGTGTATGGCGGTTATGGCCGTGGTAAGTTTACCACCATTTCGTACGATTACTTTGCGGACCCCGGCGGCAATAGCCCGAATCGCCGAGATTATCGTATATCCGCCAACTTTGACAAATTCTTCGTACAACCAGGCTTCGGCATCACCCACCATGTATTCGATTTCGCGGTGGCCAACCGTTTCAGCCTGCTGCATTTCAACAAGGTAAAATTCGGCAGCCTGGCACTCATCGACGACAACAGCACCAAAGAAACGTTGCAGCGATTCGACGATAAATGGGTGCTCAGCGCCGAGCCCTCTGTAACGATCAAAGCAGGCTATAAATACGTACGCTTCATGGGCCAGCTCACCTTCTGCGTACCCATGGACGGCTGGCCGCGGATAGATGCAGACGATATTGACGCCGACGGCTTCGTGGATGATTACTTCCAGCCGGTATCCATCAACATCGGCGTGGCATTTCACTTTGCACAATGGTTAAAAGACAGATAAAATAAGAGAATTGCTTAAAACCAGGATAGGACCTATCCGGTATACAAACAAGAAGGGGCTGACCATCACTGGTCAACCCTTCTTGTTATCATCAATCTCTGAAAGATTATCCTATTTTGATCGCTACCGCGTGTTTAAACGCCTGCTTGCGAACAGATGCAGGCAAGGTGATCACGGTTTCATCACCATTGGCCTTCCAGCTGAGATTAGCCTTGGCGCCCAGTACGCTCATCTTTGTACCTTTCTTCACCGGCAGACCTTTGAAGCTGATCGTAGCAGGCAGCGCTTCGTTCTCGTCCAGCATGTAGATAGCATAAACGCTGTTGCCGATTTTCTTGCGGGTAAAACAAACCTTGCCATCTTTATAGGGCGCGATCGCACGGGTGCCATAGATTGCATCGCCGTTCACCTTCATCCATGCACCAATCTGCTCCATCGTGGTATAAGCCGCATCGTGCCACTCACCATCGGGGCCAGGGCCTACGTTCAGCAAGTAATTACCACCTTTGGCCACAATGTCCACCAGGTTGTGAATGAGTTTATTTACCGGCTTGTACACATCGTTAGGTACGTAAGACCAGGAACCGCCCATGGTCATACAGGTTTCCCAGGGATAGCTCAAAGGCTTATCAGGAATCTGCTGCTCGGGCGTACGGTAGTTCTCGTACGGTCCATGCACGCTGCGGTCCACTACGATAAGGCCCGGCTGTTTCTGGCGCGCCATCGCAGTGATGCCCGGCATGTTAATGTCCTGGTCCTGCGCAGGTGTTTTATTCCAGGAAAGTGACTCTTTCGTATGTGTGTTTAACGGACGTACCCAGCCGCCATCCAGCCAAAGGATTTCCACCTTACCATAATCGCTCATCAGCTCCTCGATCTGGTTGTACGTAAACTGCTGGAACTTCTTCCAACGCTCGGGATACTTCGCGATCTCGTAATTCACGTTCCTGTCCTTTGGCGGAAAGTAAGACCACCAGTAGTTTTCGGTATTCCAGTCGGGCTTGGAATAATAGGCGCCGATGTGAATGCCTTCGTTGCGGAAAGCGGTAAACACTTCTTTCGTAATGTTCGCGCGTGGATTTTTGCTGAACGGAACATTGGGTGCCGTTACGCGGTAATCCGTTTGTTTGGTATCGAACATACAGAAACCGTCGTGGTGTTTAGTGGTAAACACGAGGTACTGCATACCCGCGCCCTTGGCAGCTTTCGCCCATCTTTCCGGGTTAAACTGTTTAGGATTGAACGTATTGGCGAGCGCCTCGTACTTTTTTACATATTCGTAATACGGAATACCCGCAGGCGTGCGCTGTGTCCAGCCTTCGTCTTCCGGACAAAGGCTCCAGCTTTCCACGATGCCCCATTGGGAATAAGTGCCCCAGTGCATGATCATTCCAAACTTCCAGTCCTGCCACTCTTCCAGCTTCTGTAGTACCAGCGGATCTTTCTCCGGCACATAAGGCGCCTCTTCCTGCGCCTGTGCTGACGTAAAGCACAGCAGGCCCAGGCCGCAAGCCATTAATAATTTTCTCATGTTGTTCATTGTTTTTCCTATTGTTTATCCGCATCCCGCAGGGTTTGCACCTTCAGGCCGTCCCGTACCTGCTGCAGGGTCTTATTCGTGGTAAGTATCACTGTTTTTTTCTCATTCGGAACGATATCAAAATAGTTGTCGCTAAAGTGCGAAGTATTGTCAGTATCCAGGAACAGGAACACGTTTTTGGCGAGTCGTTGGGGGTGCAATGTAACACTGATCACCCCGTTCTTTTCGTTCACTTCCGTTTGTAAACCGGGGTCGCCGAGCGACAGCGACTTCGGTTTAGCAAAGTAAAACAGATTATCGCCTGCAAACTGGCCGTTCTTTATCAATTTCGTATAGAATATTACCCGTGAAGTATCTGCCCCTTTCAACAATTCCGCCGGAGCGATGCGGTAATGTACTGCGCTGCTATTTGCCTTTGCCGTGACAGGTATCGTTTTACGCCATAACACTTTGCCGTCAAAATCCATCAGGCTGGCTTCGAGCTGTAACTTTTCATCTTTCAACAGGTCAGATACAATATACGTATTTAGCTGCCCTTTTTCAATGGTGTTTGATACCA
This genomic interval from Chitinophaga horti contains the following:
- a CDS encoding alpha-L-fucosidase, with translation MRKLLMACGLGLLCFTSAQAQEEAPYVPEKDPLVLQKLEEWQDWKFGMIMHWGTYSQWGIVESWSLCPEDEGWTQRTPAGIPYYEYVKKYEALANTFNPKQFNPERWAKAAKGAGMQYLVFTTKHHDGFCMFDTKQTDYRVTAPNVPFSKNPRANITKEVFTAFRNEGIHIGAYYSKPDWNTENYWWSYFPPKDRNVNYEIAKYPERWKKFQQFTYNQIEELMSDYGKVEILWLDGGWVRPLNTHTKESLSWNKTPAQDQDINMPGITAMARQKQPGLIVVDRSVHGPYENYRTPEQQIPDKPLSYPWETCMTMGGSWSYVPNDVYKPVNKLIHNLVDIVAKGGNYLLNVGPGPDGEWHDAAYTTMEQIGAWMKVNGDAIYGTRAIAPYKDGKVCFTRKKIGNSVYAIYMLDENEALPATISFKGLPVKKGTKMSVLGAKANLSWKANGDETVITLPASVRKQAFKHAVAIKIG